One stretch of Xiphophorus maculatus strain JP 163 A chromosome 19, X_maculatus-5.0-male, whole genome shotgun sequence DNA includes these proteins:
- the LOC111612184 gene encoding MAP/microtubule affinity-regulating kinase 3-like: MRTTSSMEPCDIMREIRKVLDANNCDYEQQESFLLLCVHGDGRAENLVQWEMEVCRLPRLSLNGVRFKRISGSSIAFKNIASKIANDLNL, translated from the coding sequence ATGAGAACCACCAGCTCCATGGAGCCCTGCGACATCATGAGGGAGATCCGCAAGGTGCTCGACGCCAACAACTGCGACTACGAACAGCAAGAGAGTTTCCTGCTCCTCTGCGTCCATGGCGACGGGCGGGCCGAGAACCTGGTCCAGTGGGAGATGGAGGTCTGCAGGCTCCCCCGTCTCTCCCTGAACGGCGTCCGCTTCAAAAGGATATCCGGGTCGTCCATCGCTTTCAAGAACATTGCTTCCAAAATAGCCAACGACTTAAATCTATGA